In Vibrio japonicus, one DNA window encodes the following:
- the hemG gene encoding menaquinone-dependent protoporphyrinogen IX dehydrogenase — protein sequence MKRALFLYSSREGQTKKILNYIKEGLCDFDCELVDLHSIDSIDMDQYDRVLIGASIRYGHLNKKLYQFIQNNIEQLSDNPKVAFFCVNLTARKEDQGKDTPEGSAYIQKFLQKSPWKPELIGVFAGALYYPRYGFFDKMMIKLIMTLTGGETDTSKEVEYTNWKKVSVFAQKFKEL from the coding sequence GTGAAAAGAGCTCTATTTCTCTATTCTTCACGAGAAGGTCAAACGAAGAAGATTCTTAACTATATAAAAGAGGGACTTTGCGACTTTGATTGTGAACTCGTTGATTTGCACTCAATAGACTCAATTGATATGGACCAGTACGACAGAGTCCTTATCGGAGCATCGATTCGTTACGGGCATCTAAACAAAAAGCTCTATCAGTTTATTCAAAATAATATTGAACAACTTAGTGATAACCCAAAAGTCGCGTTTTTCTGTGTAAACCTAACGGCTCGTAAAGAAGACCAAGGTAAAGATACGCCAGAGGGTAGTGCTTATATCCAGAAGTTCTTACAGAAATCTCCTTGGAAACCTGAACTTATCGGCGTTTTCGCTGGTGCGCTCTATTATCCGCGATACGGCTTCTTCGATAAGATGATGATCAAACTCATAATGACGCTTACTGGTGGAGAAACGGACACAAGTAAAGAAGTTGAGTACACAAACTGGAAAAAGGTCTCTGTATTTGCTCAAAAGTTTAAAGAATTGTAG
- a CDS encoding TrkH family potassium uptake protein → MQFRSIIRIVGLLLALFSVSMLAPALVALIYRDGAGVAFVTTFFVLLFCGTLCWFPNRHFKHELKARDGFLIVVLFWTVLGSAGSIPFLLSDNPNVSVTDAFFESFSALTTTGATVIVGLDELPKAILFYRQFLQWFGGMGIIVLAVAILPVLGIGGMQLYRAEIPGPVKDSKMTPRIAETAKVLWYIYLSLTIACAVAFWFAGMTPFDAIGHSFSTIAIGGFSTHDASIGYFDSYTINLITVVFLLISACNFSLHFAAFASGGVHPKYYWKDPEFRAFLFIQFLLFIVCFAMLLSHHSYDTYYDAFDQALFQTVSISTTAGFTTTGFSDWPLFLPVLLLFSSFIGGCAGSTGGGMKVIRVLLLTLQGVRELKRLVHPRAVYTIKVGGSALPQRIVDAVWGFFSAYALVFVVCMLGLIATGIDELSAFSAVAATLNNLGPGLGEVALHFGDINDKAKWVLIVSMLFGRLEVFTLLILLTPTFWRS, encoded by the coding sequence ATGCAATTTCGTTCTATTATTCGCATCGTCGGGCTTTTGCTCGCACTGTTTAGTGTCTCTATGTTAGCGCCAGCTCTAGTTGCGTTAATCTATCGCGATGGTGCCGGTGTAGCATTCGTTACCACCTTTTTCGTCTTGCTCTTTTGCGGGACTCTATGCTGGTTTCCAAACCGACACTTTAAGCATGAGCTTAAGGCTCGGGATGGTTTCTTAATTGTTGTTTTGTTTTGGACGGTATTGGGTAGTGCGGGTTCAATTCCATTCTTATTGTCTGATAACCCAAATGTTTCTGTTACCGATGCGTTTTTTGAATCCTTTTCCGCGTTAACGACAACCGGAGCAACGGTGATTGTAGGTTTAGACGAGCTTCCTAAGGCAATCTTGTTTTATCGCCAGTTTTTGCAATGGTTTGGCGGCATGGGAATCATTGTTTTAGCCGTTGCTATCCTTCCCGTGCTGGGGATTGGGGGGATGCAGTTGTATCGAGCAGAAATTCCTGGTCCAGTAAAAGACAGTAAAATGACGCCTCGAATAGCAGAAACCGCTAAAGTACTTTGGTACATCTACCTTAGCCTAACTATTGCGTGTGCTGTCGCTTTTTGGTTTGCAGGAATGACGCCGTTTGATGCGATTGGGCACAGCTTTTCGACCATCGCTATCGGAGGTTTCTCCACTCACGATGCCAGTATTGGTTATTTTGATAGTTACACGATTAACCTTATTACCGTGGTATTTTTGTTAATATCCGCGTGTAACTTTTCACTTCATTTTGCCGCTTTTGCATCAGGTGGTGTCCATCCTAAGTATTACTGGAAAGACCCAGAATTCAGAGCGTTTCTATTTATACAGTTTCTGTTATTTATTGTGTGTTTCGCGATGCTACTAAGCCATCACTCCTACGACACATATTATGACGCATTTGACCAAGCTCTATTCCAAACGGTATCAATATCGACTACGGCAGGATTTACCACTACGGGCTTTTCTGACTGGCCTCTCTTTCTGCCCGTTTTACTTTTGTTTTCTTCTTTTATAGGTGGTTGCGCTGGATCGACTGGTGGCGGCATGAAAGTCATTCGTGTATTGCTACTTACTCTACAAGGTGTTCGTGAACTAAAGCGTCTTGTGCACCCGAGAGCGGTGTATACCATCAAAGTGGGGGGCTCTGCGCTTCCTCAACGTATCGTTGATGCAGTGTGGGGTTTCTTCTCTGCCTATGCGTTAGTGTTTGTGGTTTGTATGTTGGGATTGATTGCGACCGGAATTGACGAACTGAGTGCATTTTCTGCTGTAGCAGCCACGCTTAATAACCTTGGTCCTGGCTTAGGCGAAGTTGCGTTGCATTTTGGTGATATAAATGACAAAGCAAAGTGGGTATTGATTGTCTCTATGCTATTTGGTCGACTAGAAGTATTTACCTTATTAATCTTACTAACACCAACATTTTGGCGCAGTTAA
- a CDS encoding YigZ family protein, with the protein MNDQPYLIPAHPIQFEEEIKKSVFITHLAHTPSIESAKAFVEQIKMKHSDARHNCWAFVAGRAEDSMKWGFSDDGEPSGTAGKPMLAQLSGSGVGEVTAVVTRYSGGIKLGTGGLVKAYGGGVQQALKLLQTIEKKITTHLQVELDYAFMPIVQSLISQFEAQEVSADYSEQVKLVVDIELRKANDFTQAIINKSGAKALVTPLNSN; encoded by the coding sequence ATGAATGACCAGCCCTATCTAATTCCTGCACACCCCATTCAATTTGAGGAAGAAATCAAAAAAAGTGTCTTTATTACTCACTTAGCACATACGCCATCCATTGAGAGTGCGAAAGCGTTTGTCGAGCAGATAAAAATGAAGCACTCAGATGCAAGGCACAACTGCTGGGCTTTTGTCGCGGGGCGCGCGGAAGACTCGATGAAATGGGGATTTAGTGATGATGGTGAACCTTCAGGCACGGCAGGAAAGCCGATGCTGGCACAGCTGTCTGGTTCAGGTGTAGGAGAGGTTACTGCGGTGGTAACACGTTATTCGGGAGGAATAAAGCTCGGCACTGGTGGGTTAGTGAAAGCTTATGGCGGCGGGGTTCAGCAAGCTCTCAAGCTGCTTCAAACAATTGAGAAAAAAATAACCACTCACTTGCAAGTGGAGTTAGACTATGCGTTTATGCCTATAGTCCAGTCGTTGATCAGTCAATTTGAGGCACAAGAAGTGTCAGCAGACTATAGTGAACAAGTTAAATTGGTCGTGGATATTGAGCTTCGCAAGGCCAACGATTTTACTCAGGCGATAATTAATAAAAGCGGTGCCAAAGCTTTAGTTACGCCTCTTAATAGCAACTAA
- the fadB gene encoding fatty acid oxidation complex subunit alpha FadB: protein MIYQANNLTVRELQDGIAELSFCSPNSVNKLDLATLESLDKALDALHNHKGLKGLLLTSDKDSFIVGADITEFLGLFAKTEAELDTWLKFANSIFNKLEDLPVPTVSVLKGHTLGGGCECVLATDMRIGDKTTSIGLPETKLGIMPGFGGCVRLPRVVGADNAMEIITQGKACRADEALKLGLLDAVVESDSLYESALTTLTQAINEKLDWQERRKQKTSPLTLSKLESMMSFTMAKGLVAQKAGPHYPAPMTAVNTIEEGARFARNEALDIERKYFIKLAKSEEAKALVSLFLNDQYIKGIAKKAAKSANKGTERAAVLGAGIMGGGIAYQSALKGVPVLMKDIAQASLDLGMTEASKLLNKQLERGRIDGFKMAGILASITPSLHYAGIENSDVIVEAVVENPKVKAAVLSEVEQQVGQNTVITSNTSTIPINQLAKSLKRPENFCGMHFFNPVHRMPLVEIIRGEHTSEETINRVVAYAAKMGKSPIVVNDCPGFFVNRVLFPYFGGFSMLLRDGADFTQIDKVMERKFGWPMGPAYLLDVVGIDTAHHAQAVMAEGFPERMRKQGPDAINALFEANKYGQKNGSGFYNYVIDRKGKPKKTYSEEILPVLADVCADKRDFDEETIIQRMMIPMINEVVLCLQEKIIASPQEADMALVYGLGFPPFRGGVFHYLDSVGIAEFIEMAKQYEDLGAMYRVPQMLIDMAAKGETFYGAQQQGSI, encoded by the coding sequence ATGATTTACCAAGCTAACAACCTTACGGTAAGGGAACTACAAGACGGAATTGCAGAGCTCAGCTTTTGCTCCCCTAACTCCGTCAATAAACTGGACCTAGCCACGCTAGAGTCTCTAGATAAAGCACTAGATGCCCTTCACAACCACAAAGGTTTGAAAGGGCTATTGCTAACCTCTGATAAAGATTCGTTTATCGTAGGTGCCGATATTACCGAGTTCTTAGGATTATTTGCTAAGACAGAAGCGGAACTGGATACTTGGCTTAAATTTGCCAATAGCATCTTCAATAAACTTGAGGACCTACCTGTACCAACCGTTTCTGTTCTCAAAGGCCACACTCTTGGCGGAGGCTGCGAGTGTGTTCTCGCTACCGATATGCGCATCGGTGATAAAACCACCAGCATCGGTCTTCCAGAAACTAAGTTGGGCATCATGCCTGGGTTTGGCGGTTGTGTGCGTTTACCACGCGTGGTTGGTGCAGATAACGCAATGGAAATCATCACCCAAGGTAAAGCTTGCCGTGCAGATGAAGCTTTAAAGCTTGGCCTACTGGATGCTGTTGTTGAGTCTGACTCTCTATATGAATCAGCGCTAACAACACTTACCCAGGCAATCAATGAAAAGCTAGACTGGCAAGAACGTCGTAAGCAAAAGACATCACCATTGACCTTGAGTAAGCTTGAGTCGATGATGAGTTTCACTATGGCGAAAGGCTTAGTGGCACAAAAAGCTGGCCCACACTACCCTGCGCCAATGACGGCAGTGAACACCATCGAAGAAGGGGCTCGCTTTGCCCGTAACGAAGCGCTAGACATTGAACGCAAGTATTTCATCAAGCTGGCTAAGTCTGAGGAAGCCAAAGCATTAGTCAGCTTATTCCTAAATGATCAATACATCAAAGGCATTGCGAAAAAAGCAGCAAAGTCAGCCAATAAAGGCACTGAGCGCGCAGCAGTACTAGGTGCTGGCATTATGGGTGGCGGCATTGCATACCAGTCAGCACTCAAAGGTGTGCCTGTCTTAATGAAAGACATTGCTCAAGCATCCCTAGATTTGGGGATGACCGAAGCGTCGAAACTGCTCAATAAGCAGTTAGAGCGTGGTCGCATCGACGGCTTCAAAATGGCAGGTATTCTTGCTTCTATCACACCGAGTTTGCATTACGCTGGCATCGAAAACTCTGACGTTATTGTTGAAGCAGTAGTCGAAAATCCAAAAGTAAAAGCCGCTGTGTTAAGTGAAGTAGAACAGCAGGTCGGCCAAAATACGGTCATCACATCAAACACCTCTACGATTCCAATCAACCAACTGGCGAAGTCACTGAAACGCCCAGAAAACTTCTGTGGTATGCACTTCTTCAACCCAGTTCATCGCATGCCATTGGTTGAGATTATTCGTGGCGAGCACACGTCAGAGGAAACCATCAACCGAGTTGTTGCTTACGCAGCGAAAATGGGCAAGTCACCGATTGTCGTTAATGACTGCCCAGGGTTCTTCGTAAACCGCGTATTGTTCCCATACTTTGGTGGTTTTAGCATGCTACTGCGTGATGGGGCAGACTTTACTCAAATAGATAAAGTTATGGAGCGCAAGTTTGGCTGGCCAATGGGCCCTGCGTACCTTCTTGACGTTGTGGGTATCGATACCGCTCACCATGCACAAGCCGTAATGGCAGAAGGTTTCCCTGAACGTATGCGTAAACAAGGTCCTGATGCAATTAATGCTCTATTTGAAGCGAACAAGTACGGTCAGAAGAATGGTAGCGGCTTCTATAATTATGTCATCGATAGAAAAGGCAAGCCGAAGAAGACCTACTCAGAAGAGATTTTGCCGGTATTGGCAGACGTATGCGCAGATAAGCGAGACTTCGACGAAGAGACTATCATTCAACGCATGATGATTCCGATGATCAACGAAGTGGTACTGTGTCTGCAAGAGAAGATCATTGCTTCTCCTCAAGAAGCTGATATGGCGTTGGTATACGGATTGGGCTTCCCTCCATTCCGCGGTGGTGTATTCCACTACCTAGATAGCGTGGGCATTGCTGAATTTATTGAAATGGCGAAACAGTATGAGGATCTGGGTGCGATGTACCGCGTTCCACAAATGCTTATCGATATGGCGGCCAAAGGTGAAACCTTTTATGGCGCACAACAGCAAGGTTCTATCTAA
- the fadA gene encoding acetyl-CoA C-acyltransferase FadA, which translates to MTLNTRNVVVVDCLRTPMGRSKGGAFRHTRAEDLSAHLMKGILARNPQVNPSEIEDIYWGCVQQTLEQGFNVARNAALLAGLPIEIGAVTVNRLCGSSMQALHDGTRAIMTGDAEICLIGGVEHMGHVPMNHGVDFHPGMAKNVAKAAGMMGLTAEMLGKLHGISREQQDEFAARSHARAHAATVEGRFKSEILPTEGHAADGTLFTLDHDEVIRPETTVEGLSQLRPVFDPANGTVTAGTSSALSDGASAMLIMSEEKANELGLTIRARIKGMAIAGCDPSIMGYGPVPATQKALKRAGLSIEDMDVVELNEAFAAQSLPCAKDLGLLDVMDEKVNLNGGAIALGHPLGCSGSRISTTLINLMEAKDAKYGLATMCIGLGQGIATVFERP; encoded by the coding sequence ATGACTTTAAATACAAGAAATGTTGTCGTTGTAGATTGTCTACGTACACCAATGGGTCGCTCTAAGGGTGGCGCGTTCCGACATACTCGAGCGGAAGATCTGTCTGCACACTTAATGAAAGGGATTCTTGCTCGTAATCCGCAGGTAAACCCAAGTGAAATTGAAGACATCTACTGGGGCTGTGTTCAACAAACGCTAGAGCAAGGCTTTAACGTTGCACGTAATGCTGCGCTGCTCGCCGGTCTTCCGATTGAAATTGGTGCGGTTACTGTCAACCGTCTATGTGGTTCATCAATGCAAGCGCTGCACGATGGTACACGCGCTATCATGACTGGCGATGCGGAAATCTGCTTGATTGGTGGTGTTGAGCATATGGGACACGTTCCAATGAACCATGGTGTCGACTTCCATCCAGGCATGGCGAAAAACGTTGCCAAAGCGGCAGGTATGATGGGACTGACAGCTGAAATGCTTGGCAAGCTGCACGGTATCAGCCGCGAACAACAAGATGAGTTTGCTGCCCGCTCTCACGCTCGTGCTCACGCAGCTACGGTTGAAGGTCGCTTTAAGAGCGAAATTCTACCTACTGAAGGTCACGCGGCTGATGGTACTCTGTTTACACTTGATCACGATGAAGTCATTCGTCCGGAAACCACAGTAGAAGGGCTATCACAGCTTCGCCCAGTGTTTGACCCAGCAAATGGTACGGTCACTGCGGGTACATCTTCTGCTCTGTCCGACGGCGCTTCAGCTATGCTGATCATGAGCGAAGAAAAAGCCAATGAATTAGGCCTAACGATTCGTGCGCGTATCAAAGGTATGGCAATAGCGGGTTGTGATCCATCGATTATGGGCTATGGACCTGTACCAGCGACACAAAAAGCACTGAAACGTGCAGGTCTATCCATTGAGGATATGGATGTAGTCGAGCTAAATGAAGCGTTTGCTGCTCAGTCACTACCGTGTGCTAAAGACCTCGGTCTTTTGGATGTGATGGATGAAAAGGTCAACCTAAACGGTGGTGCAATCGCGCTCGGTCACCCACTGGGTTGCTCCGGTTCACGTATTTCAACCACGCTGATTAACCTAATGGAAGCGAAAGATGCTAAATACGGTCTTGCTACCATGTGTATTGGTCTCGGCCAAGGGATTGCGACCGTCTTTGAACGACCATAA
- the punR gene encoding DNA-binding transcriptional activator PunR yields the protein MSAFSQSSLELVDTVARLGSFTAAAEVLHKVPSAISYTIRQIEQELDVVLFRRLPRKVELTPAGELFIEQARTMLRQMEEIKAQTRRAAHGWQKTLKITLDNVVKLERLKPLIEDFYATFPHAELQINMEVFNGSWEAISQGRADIVIGATSAIPVGGDFEVKDMGILDWAFVMSSSHPCVREQRLSEEFVSQFPSICLDDTSNVLPKRHTVHYPDQRRLLLPNWYSAIECLKNGVGVGYMPRHIAQPLIAEGLLVEKILPEDKPLSHCCLVWRKDENHKMIEWMVNYLGSSEQLYQDWLQS from the coding sequence GTGAGCGCTTTTTCCCAATCGTCCCTAGAGCTGGTGGATACCGTCGCGAGATTAGGCAGTTTTACGGCCGCGGCAGAAGTGCTGCACAAGGTACCGTCAGCAATCAGTTACACCATTAGACAGATTGAGCAAGAGCTTGATGTGGTGTTGTTTCGCCGTTTACCAAGAAAGGTAGAATTAACTCCTGCTGGCGAGTTGTTTATCGAACAAGCAAGAACCATGTTGCGCCAGATGGAAGAGATCAAGGCACAGACTCGTCGCGCTGCCCATGGCTGGCAAAAGACACTGAAAATAACCTTAGATAACGTGGTCAAGCTGGAGCGCTTAAAACCTTTGATAGAAGATTTTTACGCCACATTTCCTCACGCAGAACTGCAAATAAATATGGAAGTGTTTAACGGTTCTTGGGAGGCGATTTCTCAAGGGCGTGCGGATATTGTCATCGGTGCTACATCAGCCATTCCTGTGGGTGGAGATTTTGAAGTCAAAGATATGGGCATTCTAGATTGGGCTTTTGTTATGTCGTCGAGTCACCCGTGCGTACGTGAGCAAAGGCTCAGTGAAGAATTCGTTAGTCAGTTTCCTTCAATATGTCTGGATGATACGTCTAATGTTTTACCAAAGCGTCATACCGTTCATTACCCTGATCAGCGCCGCTTGCTGCTACCGAATTGGTACAGTGCGATTGAGTGTTTAAAAAATGGTGTCGGCGTTGGCTACATGCCGCGACATATCGCGCAACCACTGATTGCGGAAGGTCTGCTGGTGGAGAAGATTCTGCCAGAAGATAAGCCATTGAGTCATTGTTGTTTGGTATGGCGTAAAGATGAGAACCATAAAATGATTGAATGGATGGTAAATTACTTGGGTTCGAGTGAGCAGCTTTATCAGGATTGGTTGCAGTCCTAA
- the punC gene encoding purine nucleoside transporter PunC translates to MQISKLQLFYLAALSMLGFIATDMYLPAFKVMETEFATGPEQIALSLTVFLVGMALGQLLWGLASDKFGHRNTLAAGLALFTVASFGLAFSDQVWQLLTLRFIQAIGVCAPAVIWQAMVIKRYSSNSQQIFATIMPLVALSPALAPQLGVLLADNFGWSSIFIALTVMGILLVMATMAQDNEVVEEKQTSISADIKALISSKSYLGNVLMFATASAAFFAYLTGMPEIMAQLGYEAKDIGLSFIPQTIAFMVGGYLGKVGVSKYGDEKVLRQLIGLFSVSSLLIFIASQWELTSIWPILAPFCLIAVANGALYPIVVNRALASAKRSPATAAGLQNSLQISVSSLSSALVAALASQAQMVTGIAIVLCMGGLWFGYVLSNRELSEQFTVPDNARVVSEE, encoded by the coding sequence ATGCAGATTTCAAAATTACAGCTGTTTTATTTAGCTGCGCTCTCTATGCTCGGCTTTATCGCAACCGATATGTATTTACCTGCGTTTAAGGTGATGGAAACGGAGTTTGCGACGGGACCAGAACAAATCGCTTTGTCATTGACGGTATTTCTTGTCGGTATGGCATTGGGTCAACTTTTATGGGGCCTAGCGTCTGATAAGTTTGGCCACCGCAATACCTTAGCTGCAGGTTTAGCGCTGTTTACTGTTGCATCCTTTGGCCTCGCGTTCAGTGACCAAGTCTGGCAACTTCTGACACTGCGCTTTATTCAGGCGATTGGTGTCTGCGCCCCTGCCGTGATTTGGCAAGCAATGGTGATAAAGCGTTACTCCAGCAACAGCCAACAGATTTTTGCCACCATTATGCCGCTAGTGGCACTATCACCAGCTCTAGCGCCACAACTTGGCGTGCTACTAGCTGACAACTTTGGCTGGTCCAGCATTTTTATCGCACTGACGGTCATGGGTATCTTGCTGGTCATGGCGACGATGGCTCAAGACAACGAAGTGGTCGAAGAGAAACAAACGAGTATTTCTGCTGATATCAAAGCGTTGATCAGTTCTAAGTCTTACTTAGGTAACGTATTGATGTTTGCGACAGCTTCGGCGGCATTCTTTGCTTATTTGACTGGTATGCCAGAGATCATGGCGCAGCTTGGCTATGAAGCAAAAGACATCGGTTTAAGCTTCATCCCACAAACTATTGCGTTTATGGTGGGTGGTTACCTAGGTAAAGTGGGTGTTAGCAAGTATGGTGATGAGAAGGTACTACGTCAGTTGATTGGACTATTCAGTGTCTCTTCACTTCTGATCTTTATCGCTTCTCAGTGGGAACTCACCTCCATTTGGCCGATCCTTGCACCATTTTGTTTGATTGCCGTTGCAAACGGCGCGCTTTACCCAATCGTAGTTAACCGCGCACTGGCCAGCGCTAAGAGAAGTCCAGCAACAGCCGCTGGTCTACAAAACAGCCTGCAAATTAGTGTCAGCAGCCTTTCAAGCGCACTTGTTGCGGCACTCGCGAGTCAGGCACAGATGGTAACCGGTATTGCGATAGTACTGTGTATGGGTGGACTGTGGTTTGGTTATGTCCTATCAAATCGCGAGTTATCAGAGCAGTTTACAGTTCCTGATAACGCGCGCGTTGTTAGCGAAGAATAA
- a CDS encoding transporter substrate-binding domain-containing protein — protein MKNLLFALGLSLLAMSGFANAKSRLNDILDSGVLRVGTTGDWNPMTMKDPATNSYRGFDIDVTTELAKDLGVKVEYVATDWKTLVNGITAGKYDVTGSASLNMSRAKVAGYSQPYFYLAFVPVVQKKDLEKFSDWNDFDKADVKVAATLGTVQEKMVKEFFPSATHIVIEAPARDFQELLAKRADVSVTSNVEAATLVEKFNQLAIVPVKEPRRPTPIAMLLPQDDQVWINYINHWVELKKTQGFFKQTAEKWGLKSL, from the coding sequence ATGAAAAATCTTCTGTTCGCGCTAGGGCTGTCTTTACTTGCGATGAGTGGCTTTGCCAATGCTAAGAGCCGGCTCAATGATATTTTGGATTCTGGGGTTCTCCGAGTTGGGACGACAGGGGATTGGAATCCAATGACGATGAAAGATCCCGCAACCAACAGTTACCGTGGATTTGATATTGATGTGACGACCGAGTTGGCCAAAGATCTTGGCGTCAAAGTAGAATACGTCGCGACGGATTGGAAAACGTTGGTGAATGGAATTACGGCGGGGAAATATGACGTGACGGGGAGTGCATCCCTGAACATGTCACGCGCTAAAGTAGCAGGCTATAGCCAGCCGTACTTTTACTTGGCGTTTGTGCCAGTGGTACAGAAGAAGGATTTAGAGAAATTTTCTGACTGGAATGATTTTGACAAAGCAGACGTGAAAGTTGCTGCAACGCTCGGTACAGTACAAGAAAAGATGGTTAAAGAGTTTTTCCCTTCGGCGACCCATATCGTCATTGAAGCACCGGCGCGAGATTTCCAGGAGTTGTTAGCCAAACGTGCGGACGTATCCGTGACATCAAATGTTGAAGCGGCAACGCTGGTGGAGAAGTTTAATCAATTGGCGATCGTTCCGGTGAAAGAGCCTCGTCGTCCTACACCTATCGCTATGTTACTCCCTCAAGACGACCAAGTATGGATCAACTACATCAACCATTGGGTAGAGCTGAAGAAAACCCAGGGATTCTTTAAACAGACGGCAGAGAAGTGGGGGCTGAAAAGCCTGTAA
- a CDS encoding amino acid ABC transporter permease translates to MNCRYLWLFLPLLITGCTDYQWGWYVLDPSTQQGQTNLRFLIAGFSDTITVSLISMCLAMSIGLIVALPALSSSKLLNTLNRIYVESIRSIPVLVLLLWVYYGMPTLLDISLNHFWAGVIALTVAESAFMAEVFRGGIQAIARGQHEAAESLGLNYWQKMRLVILPQAFRQILPPLGNQFVYILKMSSLVSVIGLSDLTRRANELVVNEYLPLEIYTFLVLEYLVLILLVSQAVRWLEKRIAIPSH, encoded by the coding sequence GTGAATTGTCGATATCTATGGTTATTTTTGCCGTTGCTCATCACAGGGTGTACGGATTACCAGTGGGGCTGGTATGTACTCGATCCATCCACCCAGCAAGGACAGACTAACTTAAGGTTTCTTATCGCGGGCTTTTCCGACACGATTACGGTCTCACTGATCAGTATGTGTCTCGCAATGAGCATTGGCTTGATCGTTGCTCTCCCAGCATTATCGAGTTCCAAACTCCTCAACACCCTAAATAGAATCTATGTAGAAAGCATTCGCTCGATCCCTGTATTGGTCTTACTACTGTGGGTTTACTATGGAATGCCAACGCTACTCGACATTTCATTGAACCACTTTTGGGCAGGTGTTATCGCACTGACTGTTGCCGAAAGTGCATTTATGGCGGAAGTGTTTCGTGGTGGTATTCAGGCGATTGCGCGTGGGCAGCATGAAGCAGCCGAATCGCTAGGACTAAACTATTGGCAAAAAATGCGTTTGGTGATTTTGCCTCAGGCATTTCGACAAATTCTCCCACCACTGGGGAATCAATTTGTTTATATTCTTAAGATGAGTTCGCTGGTCAGTGTGATAGGCCTAAGTGATTTAACTCGACGTGCCAATGAGTTAGTAGTGAATGAGTACTTACCCCTCGAAATTTATACCTTTTTGGTTTTAGAGTACTTAGTGCTGATTTTGCTCGTCTCGCAAGCGGTGCGTTGGTTAGAAAAGCGCATCGCGATTCCAAGTCACTAA